In Ctenopharyngodon idella isolate HZGC_01 chromosome 2, HZGC01, whole genome shotgun sequence, the following are encoded in one genomic region:
- the tyw3 gene encoding tRNA wybutosine-synthesizing protein 3 homolog, protein MEGDTFQQWKNQCLNKCDFSKKGSVDEDISHIVSFINSHDRYFTTSSCSGRIILFDGVSDCPDVQKQNCSWLFVTHQKCQKEDVVTGLEKSVGDATFKFEPFVLHIQCKQLEDAQLLHTVAINSGLRNSGTTVGKKGKIIMAVRSTHCLEVPLSHRGNVLVTDQYLDFLVGVANQKMEENLKRIERFYECLQGALQPQQQRCSLREEADKKPIYRRRRKRTQDDSVTDCCQSVKEHTENSEEEIDCDLLFLS, encoded by the exons ATGGAGGGCGATACATTTCAGCAATGGAAGAATCAGTGTCTTAATAAGTGTGATTTCAGTAAGAAGGGCAGTGTGGATGAGGACATTTCTCATATTGTCTCTTTTATTAACAGTCATGATCGGTACTTCACGACAAGCTCTTGCTCCGGAAGAATCATCCTTTTTGACGGG GTGTCGGATTGCCCTGATGTGCAAAAGCAAAACTGTTCCTGGTTATTTGTCACCCATCAGAAGTGCCAAAAGGAAGATGTG GTCACAGGTCTGGAAAAGTCTGTTGGAGATGCCACTTTCAAGTTTGAGCCGTTTGTCCTTCACATTCAGTGTAAACAGCTTGAGGACGCCCAACTACTG CACACTGTTGCAATAAACTCGGGCCTCAGGAATTCTGGTACAACTGTGGGAAAGAAAGGCAAGATCATCATG GCGGTACGCAGCACACATTGTCTTGAGGTTCCTCTCAGCCACAGGGGTAACGTCCTCGTCACTGACCAGTACCTTGATTTCCTCGTCGGAGTTGCGAACCAGAAGATGGAAGAAAATCTTAAAAGAATAGAGAG attctATGAGTGCCTACAAGGTGCCCTACAACCTCAACAGCAGAGGTGTAGTTTAAGGGAGGAGGCTGACAAGAAACCCATCTACAGACGGAGGAGGAAAAGAACACAGGACGATTCAGTGACAGACTGTTGCCAGAGCGTCAAAGAACATACTGAAAACAGTGAAGAGGAAATTGACTGTGATCTGCTGTTTTTATCTTAG